The region CAACAGTTTTTGCATACGCACGGCATCATCACCGGTGACTTCAATCGGGTTTTCAGCGCGCATGGTGACTTGGGCATCATCAGGGGTCAGTCCAGCGGCTTCCAGGGCATTTTTGACGGCTTCAAAATCAGCCACCGAGGTAATCACTTCGAGTGCGCCGTCATCATCACTGATGACATCGTCCGCGCCAGCCTCCAGGGCCACTTCCATCACCTTGTCTTCACTTTGACCAGGGGCAAAAATGATCTGACCGCAGTGTTTGAACTGGAACGCCACCGAGCCTTCAGTGCCCATGTTGCCGCCAAATTTGGAGAAGGCATGGCGAACCTCGGCCACGGTACGCACCTTGTTGTCGGTCATGGTGTCGACAATGATGGCGGCCCCACCAATGCCGTAACCTTCGTAACGAATTTCTTCGTAGCTGATGCCATCAAGCGACCCGGTGGCCTTGTCAATGTTGTACTTGATGCGGTCGGCCGGCATGTTGGCCGCCTTGGCCCGGTCAATGGCCAGCCGCAAGCGCGGGTTGGTTGACAAATCACCGCCACCGGCACGTGCAGCCACCGTGATTTCTCGGATGATGCGCGTCCAGATCTTGCCGCGCTTTTCGTCCTGACGGCCTTTGCGGTGCTGAATATTGGCCCATTTACTGTGTCCTGCCACGGGAAATCCTTTAAAAATTCGTTACGCTATTGGCCCAATTGTACTTTTTGAGCTTGACATGCCAGATCCC is a window of Rhodoferax lithotrophicus DNA encoding:
- a CDS encoding YebC/PmpR family DNA-binding transcriptional regulator is translated as MAGHSKWANIQHRKGRQDEKRGKIWTRIIREITVAARAGGGDLSTNPRLRLAIDRAKAANMPADRIKYNIDKATGSLDGISYEEIRYEGYGIGGAAIIVDTMTDNKVRTVAEVRHAFSKFGGNMGTEGSVAFQFKHCGQIIFAPGQSEDKVMEVALEAGADDVISDDDGALEVITSVADFEAVKNALEAAGLTPDDAQVTMRAENPIEVTGDDAVRMQKLLDALEDLDDVQEIYHNAELDTDAL